From the genome of Geobacter sp. SVR, one region includes:
- a CDS encoding UvrD-helicase domain-containing protein, with amino-acid sequence MDYIADLHIHSPYSRATSPEGTLTGLAGWARVKGIQVIGTGDFTHPAWFRRLKEELEPAEPGLFRLKNEQTIVSPLAGVTPASAPVRFMLSAEISSIYKRHGTVRKVHNLLYVPDFASAERLNATLAGIGNIESDGRPILGLDSRDLLEILLEQAPEGFLVPAHIWTPWFSLFGSRSGFDSIEECFGDLTSHVFALETGLSSDPGMNRLISGLDRFALISNSDCHSPSKLGREANLFSTGLDFFSLREAIRGNRRETFRGTVEFFPEEGKYHADGHRTCNVCLDPQETRKLGLICPVCGKPLTVGVYHRVMELADREQPLFREDSPRTFSLIPLPEVLGEIAGAGPASKKVLEQYSRTIARFGSEFGLLLHTSTEEIRQASPVLGEAVERMRSGRVIRKPGFDGEYGVIRVFEEGELERLAGQASLFGDGSAPRRSRKKQAGALALPAMADRSDQTYTGPGKTGGPNQEQAAAIASDSRHILVTAGPGTGKTYTLTARVTALLEAGHAPERMAAITFTVKAADEVRERLLKAAEEACERVFVGTFHQFCLHWLRHGVPDLAAIGPEDRERLLKRLFPGLGATERNTLSEEISGYFLSPTGAGDHLQTYLDELQRLNALDLDAVVPEFIRRLEADAGLLRLVRASVEHLFVDEFQDLNQCQFDLIRLLAETGRIFAIGDPDQAIYGFRGSNPEFFFRFAALPEVEQIFLTRNYRCPTTIIAAATALISRNTRRNAPSLVAGSNRQGNIELHSAASPAAEAEFIVRRIEELMGGIEHFSLHSGRGGNGGTGRGLSFGEIAVLFRLGRQADEIAAALERRGIPYQQVGTVPYYLAPDLRAVYYFIQAAAGSEVMADWLQLSGALPGIGSASIDRLEAALPLSGDFRTCRTLVELPAGAERALGELEQVLEHFRKAAVQGGLAAALHAALPFLSVNGESTGTMRLLDLANSFGSSLTVFAGHLRRYAEASVYDERAESVALMTLHSAKGLEFPVVFLAGVEEGLLPCSLWNEVNIEEERRLFYVGLTRAKERLLLTASGNRPWTGPSPRPLSRFIGEMPAQLLTTAVAAPPRKTKEPKGAEQIMLF; translated from the coding sequence ATGGACTATATTGCCGATCTCCATATCCACTCCCCCTATTCCCGGGCCACCAGTCCGGAGGGAACCCTGACCGGCCTGGCGGGTTGGGCGCGGGTCAAGGGCATCCAGGTGATCGGCACCGGCGACTTCACCCACCCCGCCTGGTTCCGGCGTTTGAAGGAGGAATTGGAGCCGGCTGAACCGGGACTGTTCCGGCTGAAGAACGAACAGACCATCGTCTCTCCGCTGGCCGGAGTGACCCCGGCGTCCGCACCGGTGCGCTTCATGCTTTCGGCCGAGATCAGCAGCATCTACAAGCGTCATGGCACGGTACGCAAGGTTCACAACCTGCTCTATGTGCCCGATTTCGCCTCTGCCGAACGACTGAACGCCACGCTGGCCGGCATTGGCAACATAGAATCCGATGGCCGTCCGATCCTGGGGCTGGACAGCCGGGATCTGCTGGAGATTTTGCTGGAGCAGGCTCCGGAGGGTTTCCTGGTGCCGGCCCATATCTGGACCCCCTGGTTCTCACTGTTCGGTTCCCGGTCGGGTTTCGACAGCATCGAGGAATGTTTCGGCGACCTGACTTCCCACGTTTTTGCACTGGAAACGGGCCTTTCCTCCGATCCGGGCATGAACCGGCTGATTTCCGGCCTGGACCGTTTCGCCCTGATCTCCAATTCCGACTGCCATTCTCCATCCAAGCTGGGGCGCGAAGCCAACCTTTTCTCCACTGGTCTGGATTTCTTCTCCCTGCGCGAGGCCATCCGCGGCAACCGGCGCGAGACCTTCCGCGGCACTGTGGAGTTTTTTCCCGAAGAGGGGAAGTATCACGCCGACGGCCACCGCACCTGCAACGTCTGCCTCGATCCCCAGGAAACCCGCAAACTGGGGCTGATCTGTCCGGTCTGCGGTAAACCGTTGACCGTAGGAGTCTATCACCGGGTCATGGAGCTGGCCGATCGGGAGCAGCCCCTCTTCCGTGAGGATTCGCCCCGGACTTTCAGCCTGATCCCGCTGCCCGAAGTGCTGGGAGAGATCGCAGGGGCCGGACCGGCCTCCAAAAAGGTACTGGAGCAGTACAGCCGTACCATCGCCCGTTTCGGTTCCGAATTCGGCCTGCTGCTGCACACCTCGACGGAGGAGATCCGCCAGGCTTCACCGGTTCTGGGGGAGGCGGTGGAACGCATGCGCAGCGGCCGGGTTATCCGCAAGCCCGGCTTCGATGGGGAATACGGCGTAATCCGGGTCTTTGAGGAAGGGGAGCTGGAGCGTCTGGCCGGCCAGGCGAGCCTGTTCGGCGACGGCTCCGCCCCCCGGCGCAGCCGGAAGAAACAGGCCGGAGCGCTGGCGCTGCCGGCCATGGCGGACCGTAGTGACCAGACCTACACAGGCCCGGGAAAAACCGGCGGCCCGAACCAGGAGCAGGCGGCCGCTATCGCTTCCGACAGCCGTCACATTCTGGTGACCGCCGGACCGGGGACCGGTAAGACCTACACCCTGACGGCACGGGTGACGGCCCTTCTGGAAGCGGGGCATGCCCCGGAACGGATGGCGGCCATCACCTTCACGGTCAAGGCGGCGGACGAGGTACGCGAACGGTTGCTGAAGGCGGCCGAAGAGGCGTGCGAGCGGGTATTCGTTGGGACGTTCCACCAGTTCTGTCTCCACTGGCTGCGTCATGGTGTGCCGGACCTGGCGGCGATCGGCCCGGAGGATCGCGAGCGGCTGCTCAAGCGGCTCTTTCCCGGCCTGGGCGCCACGGAGCGCAATACCCTGAGCGAAGAGATATCCGGGTATTTTCTGTCTCCCACAGGGGCGGGCGATCATCTTCAGACGTATCTGGACGAACTGCAGCGGTTGAATGCCCTTGACCTGGATGCAGTGGTGCCGGAGTTCATCCGACGGCTCGAAGCGGATGCCGGTCTCCTGCGGCTGGTCCGGGCCTCCGTGGAACACCTCTTTGTGGACGAGTTCCAGGATCTGAATCAATGCCAGTTCGATCTGATACGGCTTTTGGCCGAAACCGGCCGGATCTTTGCCATCGGCGATCCCGACCAGGCCATCTACGGCTTCCGGGGGAGCAATCCGGAGTTTTTCTTCCGTTTCGCCGCTCTGCCGGAAGTGGAACAGATCTTCCTGACCCGCAACTATCGCTGCCCCACCACGATCATTGCGGCAGCCACGGCGCTGATCTCCCGCAACACCCGGCGCAACGCTCCGTCCCTGGTGGCCGGATCGAACCGTCAGGGAAACATCGAGCTGCACAGTGCGGCATCGCCGGCTGCCGAGGCGGAATTCATCGTGCGTCGCATCGAGGAGCTGATGGGGGGCATCGAGCATTTTTCCCTGCATTCCGGCCGGGGGGGCAATGGCGGGACGGGACGCGGCCTGAGTTTCGGGGAGATAGCCGTGCTCTTCCGGCTCGGCCGACAGGCCGACGAGATTGCGGCCGCCCTGGAGCGGCGCGGTATACCGTATCAGCAGGTGGGAACGGTACCTTACTATCTGGCCCCGGACCTGCGGGCAGTCTATTATTTTATTCAGGCTGCCGCCGGTTCGGAGGTTATGGCCGATTGGCTCCAACTGTCCGGAGCCCTGCCGGGAATCGGCAGTGCCAGTATCGATCGGCTGGAGGCGGCGCTGCCACTGAGCGGGGATTTCCGAACCTGTCGTACGCTTGTGGAACTACCGGCGGGGGCGGAACGGGCACTAGGGGAGCTGGAGCAGGTACTGGAGCATTTCCGGAAAGCCGCTGTCCAGGGCGGGCTGGCTGCGGCACTGCATGCGGCTTTGCCCTTTCTTTCCGTGAATGGGGAATCGACCGGAACCATGCGGCTTCTGGACCTGGCCAACAGCTTCGGCAGCAGCCTGACCGTCTTTGCCGGACATCTGCGCCGCTATGCAGAGGCCTCGGTCTATGACGAACGCGCCGAGTCGGTGGCTCTGATGACCCTGCACAGTGCCAAGGGGCTGGAATTTCCCGTGGTCTTTCTGGCCGGTGTCGAAGAGGGGCTGCTGCCCTGTTCGCTCTGGAACGAGGTAAATATTGAAGAGGAGCGGCGCCTGTTCTACGTCGGTCTCACCCGTGCCAAGGAGCGGCTGCTGCTGACAGCCTCGGGCAATCGCCCCTGGACAGGGCCGTCACCCCGTCCGCTCTCACGCTTTATCGGCGAGATGCCGGCGCAGCTTCTGACGACTGCCGTTGCCGCGCCTCCCAGAAAAACGAAAGAACCGAAGGGTGCAGAACAGATCATGCTGTTTTAA
- a CDS encoding PilZ domain-containing protein, with the protein MNNEHVRLLGRIDEAALQAELFEPLLSPPAPSVKFFNHYKEVPVRGEAQILHASGTTLFCRTNKAQSRVIEFSKDTIIQIPGLKHDVHAMASCDPDTREVALSDFSYAEVLSDLRLSIRVRMHVPLAVSIWAGTTECRGRMLDCSLNGCAVEILDRALLGAFSYFRLTFETRLKTGKEAIKAEIMVKLVRIVPHDKLFRCIFAFEHDRSSEWQIGRLIALRQAEIIRELWCG; encoded by the coding sequence GTGAATAACGAGCATGTCAGACTGTTGGGACGGATCGATGAAGCCGCACTCCAGGCGGAGCTGTTCGAGCCGCTCCTTTCCCCGCCGGCGCCGTCAGTGAAGTTCTTCAATCATTACAAGGAAGTGCCCGTGCGTGGAGAAGCGCAGATTCTCCACGCATCGGGCACGACCCTGTTCTGCCGCACCAACAAGGCCCAGTCACGGGTGATCGAGTTCAGCAAGGATACGATAATCCAGATTCCGGGGCTCAAACACGACGTCCATGCCATGGCCAGTTGCGATCCCGACACCAGGGAAGTGGCTCTTTCCGATTTCTCCTATGCCGAAGTGCTTTCCGACCTGCGCTTGTCGATCAGGGTCAGGATGCACGTACCGCTGGCGGTTTCGATCTGGGCAGGAACGACGGAATGCCGGGGCCGAATGCTCGATTGCTCGTTGAATGGATGTGCCGTGGAGATCCTGGACCGGGCATTGCTGGGTGCGTTCAGTTATTTTCGCCTTACCTTTGAAACACGCCTCAAAACAGGTAAAGAGGCCATTAAGGCGGAGATCATGGTCAAGCTGGTCAGAATCGTGCCGCACGACAAGTTGTTTCGCTGTATTTTCGCCTTTGAGCACGACCGCAGCAGCGAATGGCAGATCGGCCGGCTGATTGCCCTGCGACAGGCGGAAATCATCAGGGAACTCTGGTGCGGCTAG
- a CDS encoding OmpA family protein — MEKVKKMLRSCCVVLALASLGMLSGCGHYEVNTGRGNIPGYFIRSEMQEADRAVEAARAAGKDKLCPAEFKQAEDAKNNAYDVFRACHTEEGAALAKQATAQVNVLCPPAKAVPAPVPAPAPAPAPIPAPTASLSATPDAITKGQAATLAWTSENATNCDIQPEIGPVPLQGSRTVSPSDTGTYTLVCSGKGGRVTKTAGIAVTAPAPVVKAVPPPEKTKLCSPAVINIHFDTNKADIKPQYRDELKKLADFLNEFPQASGTIEGHTDSVGSTAANMKLSQRRAESVRNYLIKEFGIAPQRIKAVGFGPTKPVADNKTKAGKERNRRIESNFACN; from the coding sequence ATGGAAAAGGTAAAGAAAATGTTGCGAAGCTGTTGTGTAGTGCTGGCCTTGGCCTCGCTGGGCATGCTGTCCGGCTGTGGACATTATGAGGTCAATACCGGGCGCGGTAATATCCCCGGATATTTTATCCGCTCAGAGATGCAGGAAGCCGACCGCGCGGTGGAAGCTGCCCGCGCCGCGGGCAAGGATAAACTCTGCCCCGCGGAATTCAAGCAGGCCGAGGATGCCAAGAACAACGCCTATGACGTCTTCAGGGCCTGTCATACCGAGGAGGGGGCCGCGCTGGCGAAGCAGGCAACGGCACAGGTCAATGTTCTCTGTCCCCCGGCCAAGGCTGTCCCGGCACCGGTACCGGCGCCCGCACCTGCGCCAGCTCCCATTCCGGCTCCGACTGCCAGCCTGAGCGCTACTCCGGATGCGATAACCAAAGGACAGGCCGCCACCCTTGCATGGACTTCGGAAAATGCCACAAACTGTGACATTCAGCCGGAAATAGGTCCGGTCCCCCTGCAGGGCTCCCGCACGGTCAGCCCTTCCGACACGGGTACCTACACCCTGGTTTGTAGCGGCAAGGGGGGCCGCGTCACGAAAACCGCCGGCATCGCTGTAACCGCACCCGCTCCGGTAGTGAAAGCCGTTCCGCCTCCGGAGAAGACCAAGCTGTGCAGCCCTGCGGTCATCAACATCCATTTCGATACCAACAAAGCGGATATCAAGCCGCAGTACCGCGACGAACTGAAAAAACTGGCCGACTTTCTGAACGAATTCCCGCAGGCCAGCGGCACCATTGAAGGGCATACCGACAGCGTCGGCAGCACGGCGGCCAACATGAAGCTCTCCCAGCGCCGTGCCGAAAGCGTCCGCAATTATCTGATCAAAGAATTCGGGATAGCTCCCCAGCGGATCAAGGCGGTCGGCTTCGGCCCCACCAAGCCCGTTGCCGACAATAAGACCAAGGCGGGTAAAGAACGGAACCGCCGTATCGAATCGAACTTCGCCTGCAATTAG
- a CDS encoding GspE/PulE family protein, which translates to MNATKRIGELLLEKEMVTARQLRETLELQPSMPGQTIGQLLCRLGYVKEADLRFLLDHNNKRPDLGAILVNNGLLSHRKLAIAKEVVKQQRISLESALLKLGYLDEEQVAQSVAIQYDLSYMHISGSRDLQADAIQYISAAFARTHRLAPISKVGSTLTLAMAKPLHQNSIRELEDVMGFRINAVIVSETSMRLAHKLMYNIADDGKGAAVGEELNLNLPDSIAELLSESTLSDEPDVEEESKQVTEKDNVIVKLVNKIIYDAYLKKASDIHIEPSAGKNDVIVRIRIDGHCSIYQKIPYRYKFAIISRIKIMADLDISERRKPQDGKIEFRKFGPLGIELRVATMPTVNGLEDAVIRILSNSEPLAFKDLGLSNRNRRIFEENLLSPHGLVLVVGPTGSGKTTTLHSGLATINQPHRKIWTAEDPVEITQFGLRQVQVNPRIGFGFAAALRSFLRLDPDIIMVGEMRDEETASIALEASLTGHLVFSTLHTNSAPETITRLLEMGLDPFSFSDSLLCILAQRLVRRLCPDCKENYRPTAEEFDELIEEYGTGFSLPQADRDTVVMGRAVGCEQCNHSGYRSRMGIHEVLRCTPELKKLIKKRSRTDVIQAQAVSDGMTTLRQDGILKVLQGFTDINEVRRVCVK; encoded by the coding sequence ATGAATGCGACAAAAAGGATCGGAGAGCTGCTACTTGAAAAAGAGATGGTAACTGCTCGACAGCTCCGGGAAACGCTGGAACTGCAACCCAGCATGCCCGGCCAGACAATCGGCCAGCTGCTGTGCCGGCTGGGGTATGTCAAGGAAGCCGACCTCCGTTTTCTGCTCGATCATAACAACAAACGTCCCGACCTGGGCGCTATTCTTGTCAATAACGGTCTGCTCAGCCACAGAAAACTTGCCATTGCCAAGGAAGTCGTCAAGCAGCAGAGGATCAGCCTGGAATCCGCGCTGCTGAAACTGGGATATCTCGACGAAGAACAGGTGGCCCAGTCAGTGGCGATACAGTACGACCTGTCGTATATGCATATCAGCGGTAGCCGGGATCTGCAGGCGGATGCGATACAATACATCAGTGCAGCCTTTGCCAGAACGCACCGTCTTGCCCCCATCTCAAAAGTGGGATCGACGCTGACCCTGGCCATGGCAAAGCCGTTACACCAGAACAGTATTCGAGAGCTGGAAGATGTCATGGGCTTCAGGATCAATGCCGTCATTGTTTCCGAAACCAGTATGCGTCTGGCCCACAAGCTCATGTACAACATAGCCGATGATGGAAAGGGTGCCGCAGTTGGCGAGGAGTTGAATCTGAATCTTCCCGACAGCATCGCGGAACTGCTCAGTGAAAGCACGCTGAGCGACGAACCGGATGTGGAGGAAGAGAGCAAGCAGGTTACCGAGAAAGACAACGTCATTGTCAAGCTCGTCAACAAGATCATCTACGATGCCTACCTGAAAAAGGCTTCCGACATCCATATCGAGCCGTCAGCCGGTAAAAACGACGTCATTGTCCGCATCCGGATCGATGGTCATTGCTCGATCTATCAAAAGATCCCTTACAGATACAAGTTCGCCATTATTTCACGCATCAAGATCATGGCAGATCTCGATATTTCGGAACGCCGCAAGCCTCAGGACGGCAAGATAGAATTCAGAAAGTTCGGACCTTTGGGCATTGAGCTGCGCGTGGCCACCATGCCAACGGTCAACGGCCTGGAAGATGCCGTCATACGCATTCTGTCCAACAGCGAGCCGCTAGCCTTCAAGGATCTGGGGCTTAGCAACCGCAACCGGCGGATATTCGAGGAAAACCTTCTGTCTCCGCATGGACTGGTTCTGGTGGTAGGACCGACCGGTTCAGGGAAAACCACCACCCTCCACTCCGGTCTGGCCACCATCAATCAGCCCCACCGTAAGATCTGGACCGCCGAGGACCCGGTGGAAATCACGCAGTTCGGGCTTCGGCAGGTCCAGGTCAACCCCCGCATCGGCTTCGGCTTTGCTGCTGCGCTGCGTTCCTTTTTGCGGCTTGACCCGGATATCATCATGGTGGGGGAGATGCGCGATGAAGAGACAGCGAGCATTGCACTTGAAGCGTCACTCACCGGTCATCTGGTCTTTTCGACCCTGCATACCAACTCAGCACCGGAAACAATCACCAGGCTCCTGGAAATGGGGCTGGATCCATTCAGTTTTTCGGATTCGCTGCTCTGCATCCTGGCCCAGCGTCTGGTGCGGCGTCTCTGCCCGGACTGCAAGGAAAACTACCGGCCCACCGCGGAAGAGTTTGACGAACTGATCGAAGAATATGGCACCGGCTTTTCCCTGCCGCAGGCGGACCGCGACACGGTCGTCATGGGCAGGGCAGTTGGCTGCGAACAGTGCAACCATAGCGGCTATCGCTCGCGTATGGGCATCCATGAAGTGCTCAGATGCACGCCTGAGCTGAAAAAGCTGATCAAAAAACGGAGCCGGACGGACGTCATTCAGGCCCAAGCCGTGTCCGATGGGATGACTACCCTCAGGCAGGACGGCATCCTCAAGGTCTTGCAAGGATTTACCGATATTAACGAAGTACGCCGAGTTTGTGTTAAATAG
- the smpB gene encoding SsrA-binding protein SmpB, whose protein sequence is MSEKLICANKKAFHDYFIEDRLEAGMVLQGTEVKSLRAGKANLSDAFMMVRDGEAFLHNLNISHYEFGNRQNHDPDRKRKLLLHRKEIDRLYGRIREQGFSAIPLRLYFKNGLVKVEIGLGKGKKHHDKREDMKKKDTQREISQALKSRNRDR, encoded by the coding sequence ATGAGCGAAAAACTGATTTGTGCAAATAAGAAAGCCTTTCACGATTACTTCATCGAAGACCGGCTGGAAGCGGGCATGGTGCTGCAAGGCACGGAGGTCAAGTCGCTGAGGGCAGGCAAGGCCAATCTGAGCGATGCCTTCATGATGGTGCGCGACGGCGAAGCCTTTCTCCACAATCTGAACATCTCCCATTACGAATTCGGCAACCGCCAGAACCACGATCCTGATCGCAAGCGCAAGCTGCTGCTGCACCGCAAGGAGATCGACAGGCTGTACGGGCGCATCAGGGAGCAGGGCTTCTCCGCCATTCCGTTGCGGCTGTATTTCAAGAACGGTCTGGTCAAAGTCGAGATCGGACTGGGCAAAGGCAAGAAGCACCATGACAAGCGGGAAGACATGAAGAAGAAGGATACCCAGCGCGAGATTTCGCAGGCGCTCAAGTCCAGAAACAGGGACCGGTGA
- a CDS encoding magnesium transporter, with amino-acid sequence MTTEFTEIYLSAVIGRSVINSKGDEIGLLRDLIMVPGDVFPEVSHIVIKARKGIFSLPWNEVTLFTHVVISASSVRPPGLSPFQSYQGEILVKRDLLDKQIVDVDGAKVVRVNDIKLGNLNQKLCIFSVDIGFRGLLRRLGYERFGERFAQAIRRDIPHNEISWEYVQPLEANSSRLALNIARDQMNELHPADLADIIENIPIQNIKMMLESMDAETAGETLYELEPDMRNVVISQLDDEQVSDILEEMEPDDAADVLSDLPEQKAQELLHLMDQEDAEDIQELLEHEEDSAGGLMTPEYFRLASNISVGRALELLKEGAEEAETVYYGYVVDAEERLEGVVSLKTLLLSSPDAHITDVMEENVKYVHVDSEPEDMLEMLTKYDLIALPVLDEEDRMAGIVTVDDVLAHYLPLILKNRRR; translated from the coding sequence ATGACGACTGAATTCACTGAAATATACCTGAGCGCGGTCATCGGTCGCTCCGTAATCAATAGTAAAGGCGACGAGATCGGCCTTCTGCGCGATCTGATCATGGTGCCGGGCGACGTGTTCCCCGAGGTTTCCCACATAGTGATCAAAGCGCGCAAGGGCATTTTCAGCCTGCCCTGGAACGAAGTGACGCTGTTCACCCATGTGGTGATCTCCGCCAGCAGCGTGAGACCTCCGGGCCTGTCACCGTTCCAGTCCTACCAAGGGGAGATCCTCGTCAAGCGCGACCTGCTCGACAAGCAGATCGTGGATGTGGACGGCGCCAAAGTGGTGCGGGTCAACGACATCAAGCTGGGCAACCTCAATCAGAAGCTGTGCATCTTTTCGGTCGACATCGGCTTTCGCGGCCTGCTCAGACGCCTGGGATACGAGCGTTTCGGCGAGCGCTTCGCCCAGGCCATCCGGCGCGACATCCCCCACAATGAAATCAGCTGGGAATATGTCCAGCCTCTGGAGGCCAACTCGTCCCGTCTGGCACTCAACATCGCCCGGGACCAGATGAACGAACTGCACCCAGCCGACTTGGCCGACATCATCGAAAACATCCCGATCCAGAACATCAAGATGATGCTCGAATCAATGGATGCCGAAACTGCCGGCGAGACGCTGTACGAGTTGGAGCCGGACATGCGCAATGTCGTCATCAGCCAGCTCGATGACGAACAGGTCAGCGACATCCTGGAAGAGATGGAGCCGGACGATGCCGCCGACGTGCTCTCCGACCTTCCGGAGCAGAAGGCCCAGGAACTGCTGCACCTGATGGATCAGGAGGATGCCGAGGATATCCAGGAGTTGCTGGAGCACGAAGAGGACTCGGCTGGCGGCCTGATGACCCCCGAATATTTCCGGCTTGCATCGAACATTTCGGTGGGGCGCGCGCTGGAGCTGCTCAAGGAAGGGGCCGAGGAAGCGGAAACCGTTTATTACGGTTACGTGGTCGACGCAGAGGAGCGCCTGGAAGGGGTCGTATCCCTGAAGACCTTGCTGCTGAGTTCGCCCGATGCACATATCACCGACGTGATGGAGGAAAACGTGAAGTACGTCCACGTTGACTCCGAACCTGAAGACATGCTCGAAATGCTTACCAAGTACGACCTGATCGCGCTGCCGGTCCTGGACGAGGAGGACCGTATGGCGGGCATCGTCACGGTCGACGACGTGCTGGCCCACTACCTGCCGCTGATTCTCAAAAACAGGCGCAGATAA
- a CDS encoding Nramp family divalent metal transporter: MFTGISLFKLFRPFKSVNAKNIMLFLAILGPGIITANVDNDAGGITTYSLAAANYGYAILWPMIPTTIALVVIQEMCARMGAVTGKGLSDLIRESFGVKVTFYVMIALLLTNMGNSISEFAGIAASLEIFGISKYLSVPLAAICVWLLIVKGSYKTVEKVFLVACMVYVAYPIAAFIAGPNWDVVLKSTVVPSFKSDSAYLMTLIGIIGTTIAPWMQFYQQSAVVEKGITAEQYGFTRLDVIIGCILAIVVAFFMMVACASTIHLHGLKIETAADAAMALKPLVGQHASALFAFGLFNASLFGACILPLSTAFYICEGMGWESGVDNDFEQAPQFFWLFTVIIAISAGLILIPNAPLLQIMFLSQVVNGAVLPFVLIFMLLLINDKNLMGRYVNGPIFNIIAWLTVVIMIILTLVMTTDMAIPGLVKRLLAF; encoded by the coding sequence ATGTTCACCGGTATTTCCCTGTTCAAATTATTCAGGCCCTTCAAGAGCGTAAACGCCAAGAACATCATGCTGTTCCTGGCGATTCTCGGACCGGGCATCATCACCGCCAACGTAGACAACGATGCCGGCGGCATAACCACCTATTCCCTGGCTGCGGCCAACTACGGCTATGCCATCCTCTGGCCGATGATCCCCACCACCATTGCGCTGGTGGTGATCCAGGAGATGTGCGCCCGGATGGGAGCCGTGACCGGCAAGGGACTCTCGGACCTGATTCGGGAATCCTTCGGCGTCAAGGTCACCTTTTACGTCATGATCGCGCTGCTGTTGACCAACATGGGCAACTCGATCTCCGAGTTCGCCGGTATAGCCGCCAGCCTGGAGATCTTCGGCATCAGCAAGTACCTGTCGGTGCCGCTGGCCGCCATCTGCGTCTGGCTGCTGATCGTCAAGGGCTCCTACAAGACCGTGGAAAAGGTCTTCCTGGTGGCCTGCATGGTCTACGTGGCCTACCCCATCGCCGCCTTTATCGCCGGACCGAACTGGGACGTGGTGCTCAAGTCCACGGTTGTGCCTTCCTTCAAATCAGACAGTGCCTATCTGATGACGCTGATCGGTATCATCGGGACCACCATCGCCCCCTGGATGCAGTTCTACCAGCAGTCGGCCGTGGTTGAGAAAGGCATCACCGCCGAACAGTACGGTTTTACGCGGCTGGATGTGATCATCGGCTGCATCCTGGCAATCGTGGTGGCCTTCTTCATGATGGTAGCCTGCGCCTCCACCATCCATCTCCATGGCCTCAAGATCGAGACCGCCGCGGATGCCGCCATGGCCCTGAAGCCGCTGGTCGGCCAGCATGCCTCGGCCCTGTTCGCCTTTGGACTGTTCAACGCCTCGCTCTTCGGTGCCTGCATCCTGCCGCTTTCCACCGCCTTTTACATTTGCGAGGGCATGGGCTGGGAATCGGGAGTGGACAATGATTTCGAACAAGCCCCCCAGTTTTTCTGGCTCTTCACCGTGATCATCGCCATCAGCGCCGGGCTGATCCTGATACCCAACGCCCCGCTGCTGCAGATCATGTTCCTGTCCCAGGTGGTCAACGGCGCCGTGCTCCCCTTTGTGCTGATCTTCATGCTGCTGCTGATCAACGACAAAAACCTGATGGGCCGCTATGTCAACGGCCCGATCTTTAACATCATCGCCTGGCTGACGGTGGTGATCATGATCATTTTGACGCTCGTCATGACCACTGACATGGCCATTCCC